A window of Pseudomonas alcaliphila JAB1 genomic DNA:
CTGCGTCCGGGCTACAGGCGGCACCCGCCGTCTTCTTGATCCGGGCTCGGCGCTATGAAAATCCCCGCCTACTACGGTTTCTGGCACCACCTCGGCAACTGGCTGCTCAAGGTCAGCTCCTGGCTGGTGCTGCTGTTCCTGATCCTGCCGATCCTGGTGATCGTGCCGCTGTCGTTCAACGCCGAGCCCTTCTTCAGCTTCACCGAGGGCATGCTCACCCTTGATCCGGAGGCCTACTCGCTGCGCTGGTACCGGGAGATCCTCAACGATCCGAAGTGGATACTGGCGATCAAGAACAGCTTCTTCATCGGCATCCTCTCGACCATTCTGGCCACCATTCTGGGCACCTGCGCCGCCGTGGGCCTGGCGCGCGACGAGATGCCGTTTCGCCGCTTCATCACCGCCCTGCTGCTATCGCCGATGATCGTGCCGCTGATCATCACCGCCGCTGGCATGTTCTTCTTCTACTCCAACCTCGGCCTGGCCGGCGGCTACCTGGGTGTGATCCTGGCCCACGCGGCGCTGGGTACGCCCTTCGTCATCATCACCGTCACCGCCACGCTCACCGGCTTCGACTACAGCCTGGCACGCGCGGCGCTGAATCTCGGCGCTACGCCGATTCGCGTGTTCTTCGACGTGATCATGCCGCTGATTCGCCCCGGGGTGATCAGCGGCGCGCTGTTCGCCTTCATCACCTCCTTCGATGAGGTGGTGGTGATCCTGTTCATGGCCGGCCCACAGCAGCGCACCATTCCGCGGCAGATGTTCTCGGGCCTGCGCGAGCAGATCAACCCGAGCATCCTGGCCATCGCCACCCTGCTGATCCTGGTATCCATCGCTTTGCTGGTGACCATCGAACTGCTGCGCCGCCGGGCCGAGCGGATGCGAGGGAT
This region includes:
- a CDS encoding ABC transporter permease, coding for MKIPAYYGFWHHLGNWLLKVSSWLVLLFLILPILVIVPLSFNAEPFFSFTEGMLTLDPEAYSLRWYREILNDPKWILAIKNSFFIGILSTILATILGTCAAVGLARDEMPFRRFITALLLSPMIVPLIITAAGMFFFYSNLGLAGGYLGVILAHAALGTPFVIITVTATLTGFDYSLARAALNLGATPIRVFFDVIMPLIRPGVISGALFAFITSFDEVVVILFMAGPQQRTIPRQMFSGLREQINPSILAIATLLILVSIALLVTIELLRRRAERMRGIEIPN